From Salmo salar chromosome ssa04, Ssal_v3.1, whole genome shotgun sequence, one genomic window encodes:
- the LOC106602974 gene encoding ras-related protein Rab-1B, with protein sequence MNPEYDYLFKLLLIGDSGVGKSCLLLRFADDTYTESYISTIGVDFKIRTIELDGKTIKLQIWDTAGQERFRTITSSYYRGAHGIIVVYDVTDQESYNNIKQWLQEIDRYASENVNKLLVGNKCDLTTKKVVDYTTAKEFADSLSIPFLETSAKNATNVEQSFMTMAAEIKKRMGPGATTGGDKPNLKIDSTPVRQSGGGCC encoded by the exons ATGAATCCTGAATA TGACTACCTGTTCAAGCTGCTTCTGATTGGCGATTCAGGGGTGGGCAAGTCTTGCCTCCTGCTTCGATTTGCG GATGACACCTACACGGAAAGTTACATAAGCACCATCGGCGTGGACTTCAAAATCCGAACTATTGAATTGGACGGCAAGACTATCAAACTACAGATT TGGGACACTGCTGGTCAGGAGCGGTTTCGCACCATCACCTCCAGCTATTACAGAGGAGCCCATGGTATCATCGTTGTCTATGATGTAACAGATCAG GAGTCTTACAACAATATAAAGCAGTGGCTGCAGGAAATCGACCGCTATGCCAGCGAAAATGTCAACAAGCTGCTGGTGGGTAACAAGTGTGACCTCACCACCAAGAAAGTAGTAGACTATACAACAGCCAAG GAATTTGCTGACTCCCTATCCATCCCCTTCCTCGAGACCAGTGCTAAGAACGCAACCAACGTGGAGCAATCCTTCATGACCATGGCGGCCGAGATTAAGAAGCGCATGGGGCCCGGGGCCACGACAGGAGGAGACAAGCCCAACCTGAAGATTGATAGCACCCCAGTAAGGCAGTCTGGAGGAGGATGCTGTTAG